CGCGGTGTTCCACGAGCTGGTGCGGGTGGCGCTGGACGGTGGTGACCCGCTCGCGGCGGTCCCCGCGGCGCTGGACGCCGTCGCCCCGGAGCACCGGGACCGGTGGGCGGCCGTGCTGGCCCCGGACTGGGCGCCGTCGATGGCCACGGAGCCCAACGGCGCCGTGTGGCCGACGCTGGGCCAGGCGGTGTGGGCGCTGCGGCAGGGCGGCGGCGTCGAGGCCGTGCTGCGCCGGGTGGTCGACCTGGGCGGGGACACCGACACCGTCGCCGCGGTCACCGGCGGGCTGGCCGGGGCGGTGTACGGGATGGGCGGCATCCCGGTCCGCTGGGCGTCGGCCGTGCACGGCCGGGTGCCCGGCCACGGCGACCGCGTGTGGCGGCTGGCCGACCTGCAGCAGCTGGCCGCCGCGCTCGACGGCGGCGCCCAGCAGAGCTACGACCCCGGCGTGATCCCGCGGATCGGCCCGCGGGAGGTGCTGCCGGGCATCTGGGCCGGCAACCTCGACGGCGCCCGGCACAGCGACGAGGACTTCGCCGTCATCTCGCTGTGCCGGTTGGGCGAGCCGTTCCCGCACCCGGTGCACCGGATGGCCTACCTCGCCGACAGCGAGGCCAACGCCGACGTCGAGGCGGTGCTGGCCGACGTCCTCGACGACATGGCCGCACTGCGGGCCGAGGGCCACCGGCTGCTCGTGCACTGCCACGGCGGGGCGTCGCGCACCGGGCTGGTGCTGCGCGGCTGGCTGGTCCGCCAGGAGGGGATGTCGGTGCAGGAGGCCACGGCCCACGTCGCGCAGCGGTGGGAGCACCTGGGCCTGTGGAACGACAGCTTCACCGCCGCACTGCAGCGGCTCGACGGCGCCACGCGGGAGGACCGATGACCACCACGGGCACGTCCCTGGCGGCCCGGGACGCGATGGGCTCGGGACCGCTGTCCGAGTGCTACGACGCCGCGCTGCGGTACGCCGCC
This window of the Geodermatophilus sp. DSM 44513 genome carries:
- a CDS encoding ADP-ribosylglycohydrolase family protein is translated as MAPRIHRSSRAAGALVGSAVGDALGAPFEFGPPGAFSARFPRPARGSRTEMCGGGSSGRAPGEFTDDTQMALLVATSLLERGGLDEADLFDRFRTWAAAGPPDIGNQTSAVLGSGRSWDVAAAEHVARSGHAAGNGSLMRTTPAAIRFAREGRDATMDAARRISALTHGEPSAGEGCAVFHELVRVALDGGDPLAAVPAALDAVAPEHRDRWAAVLAPDWAPSMATEPNGAVWPTLGQAVWALRQGGGVEAVLRRVVDLGGDTDTVAAVTGGLAGAVYGMGGIPVRWASAVHGRVPGHGDRVWRLADLQQLAAALDGGAQQSYDPGVIPRIGPREVLPGIWAGNLDGARHSDEDFAVISLCRLGEPFPHPVHRMAYLADSEANADVEAVLADVLDDMAALRAEGHRLLVHCHGGASRTGLVLRGWLVRQEGMSVQEATAHVAQRWEHLGLWNDSFTAALQRLDGATREDR